In Stomoxys calcitrans chromosome 2, idStoCalc2.1, whole genome shotgun sequence, the following proteins share a genomic window:
- the LOC106083469 gene encoding phosphate-regulating neutral endopeptidase PHEX yields the protein MRSNIHMTYGLQIVIISIIIIVDEIQTHPVEGGVSNVNEFYGNLIETNLNSSVDPCEDFYAYACGNWHRSYNASSEYIDMPGYMDTKVNQQFRGLMEHQTDAKWKSGVYGKAKDLYESCEQLDTLVLNSFLMGLHEELEMQWPIFALEEGEWKNISQFDWLRVTAVLRRYGLNNIFITHNVNVNPRNSSEYYLELAQHHAHTILEAEDVENIFLNFGLSHNESHSLTEELLQFERILNELAKYQVINETDKKNYADNFHILTLKELQASVPQVDWLKYFQIVLNTTQDLQQLKVQTFAWDAKFFANLKDHLDGYGNDTIAYYLMLKFMYHVNGDLPHRKQRNCIRYLRSFMPVFMNFLYEEHYFKDKRVAMEKSLNKMFNNLKKSFESLVEENHLKLNKKEQHFILKELHGMQLKVGNLPRNCTEHYVEAFYQTLSINRSDFVQSHLNILRFTNQLHYKNLKANNASVAEKVYNLDATTQSSSSPVKIFENAILIPHGYLQLPLYDLKLSHIHQYSLLGVILAHEIIHAYDLFHIVYDYRSNYDYLGSQVGHHYTPHMHCFANSPTEIISENIADVSGLRMAYHFYRTLEEDLEFPLFHLTKDQYFFVNSVQFLCGDLKQISDLALETTDLGHDMHDLRMSLKHLIVSTSEHLPTIVR from the exons ATGAGAAGCAACATTCACATGACCTATGGTCTACAAATTGTTATAATTTCAATAATCATCATTGTGGATGAGATACAGACGCACCCTGTGGAGGGCGGCGTTTCGAATGTtaatgaattttatggaaatttaattGAGACTAACCTCAATAGTTCAGTGGATCCATGTGAAGATTTCTATGCCTATGCTTGTGGCAATTGGCATAGAAGCTATAATGCGAGCAGTGAATACATTGACATGCCGGGTTATATGGATACGAAAGTCAATCAACAATTTCGCGGTCTTATGGAGCATCAGACGGATGCGAAATGGAAGAGTGGTGTGTATGGCAAAGCCAAGGATTTGTATGAATCATGTGAACAGTTGGATACTTTGGTTTTGAATTCCTTTCTAATGGGTTTGCATGAGGAGCTGGAGATGCAGTGGCCAATCTTTGCCTTGGAGGAGGGTGAATGGAAGAATATCTCACAATTCGATTGGCTGAGAGTCACAGCGGTGTTGCGAAGATATGGCTTGAATAATATCTTCATCACCCACAATGTAAATGTGAATCCGCGCAACAGTTCGGAATATTATCTGGAATTGGCTCAGCACCATGCCCACACCATTTTGGAGGCCGAAGATGTGGAGaatattttcttgaattttggtCTCAGCCATAATGAAAGTCATAGTCTGACCGAGGAGTTATTGCAATTTGAGAGGATACTCAATGAACTGGCcaaatatcaggttatcaatgaGACTGACAAAAAGAATTATGCGGATAATTTTCATATCTTAACACTTAAAGAACTGCAGGCTAGTGTGCCCCAAGTGGATtggttaaaatattttcaaatagtaCTCAACACCACGCAGGACTTGCAGCAGCTTAAAGTGCAAACATTTGCTTGGGATGCTAAATTTTTTGCCAATCTCAAGGATCATTTGGATGGCTATGGCAATGATACCATAGCCTATTATCTGATGTTGAAATTTATGTATCATGTTAATGGCGATTTGCCACATAGGAAACAAAGAAACTGCATtcgttatctgagaagttttatGCCTGTCTTCATGAATTTCCTATATGAGGAGCATTACTTCAAGGATAAACGTGTGGCTATGGAAAAAAGTctcaataaaatgttcaacaaCCTAAAGAAATCCTTTGAATCCCTGGTGGAGGAGAATCACTTGAAGTTGAATAAAAAGGAGCAACATTTTATTCTCAAAGAATTGCATGGTATGCAATTGAAAGTGGGCAACTTGCCTCGCAATTGTACTGAGCACTACGTGGAGGCATTTTATCAAACTCTTAGCATAAATCGCAGTGATTTTGTACAATCCCATTTGAATATCTTAAGATTTACCAATCAGTTGCATTACAAAAATCTCAAGGCCAACAATGCCAGTGTAGCTGAAAAGGTCTACAATTTGGATGCCACCACCCAGAGTTCCTCGTCGCCagtgaaaatatttgaaaatgccATTCTTATACCCCACGGCTATCTACAATTACCTCTGTATGATCTAAAACTTAGCCATATACATCAGTATTCCTTGTTGGGTGTTATACTGGCCCATGAAATTATCCATGCCTATGATCTGTTTCACATAGTCTATGATTATAGAAGCAATTATGATTATCTGGGCTCTCAGGTGGGCCATCACTACACTCCACATATGCATTGTTTTGCCAATAGTCCCACCGAAATTATTTCCGAAAATATTGCCGATGTTTCTGGCTTACGCATGGCTTATCACTTCTATAGAACTTTAGAGGAAGATCTGGAATTTCCTCTATTCCACTTAACCAAAGACCAGTATTTCTTTGTTAATTCTGTGCAGTTTTTATGTGgcgatttaaaacaaatttctgATTTAGCTTTGGAGACCACTGATTTAGGTCATGATATGCATGATCTTAGA ATGTCACTTAAACATTTAATTGTGTCAACGAGCGAGCACTTGCCGACAATTGTCAGATAA